The Primulina tabacum isolate GXHZ01 chromosome 7, ASM2559414v2, whole genome shotgun sequence genome includes a window with the following:
- the LOC142552404 gene encoding uncharacterized protein LOC142552404, with the protein MVKWTVELEEYDIEYKPRVAINAQALTDFLIEMIQPEEKEVWRVFVDGASNLSGRGVGVVLIAPSGEKEIIPGPFLKCLAENEGEYVLQKIHEGCCGEHLGGTALARETILAGFWWPRINQDAAQIVQTCKSCQYHSTFQHNPTRGMQPISASCPFDQWGMDIVGTFPVARTQKKFLLVAVDYFSKWVKSEPLAKTTEKEVMKFL; encoded by the exons ATGGTCAAGTGGACAGTAGAGCTCGAGGAATACGACATCGAGTACAAACCCCGGGTTGCTATAAATGCCCAAGCATTAACGGATTTCCTGATCGAAATGATTCAACCAGAAGAGAAAGAAGTATGGAGAGTTTTTGTTGATGGGGCTTCGAATCTGTCAGGACGTGGGGTCGGAGTGGTTTTGATTGCTCCATCAGGAGAAAAG GAGATCATACCAGGCCCCTTTCTCAAATGCTTAGCAGAAAATGAAGGGGAATATGTCCTCCAAAAAATCCATGAGGGATGCTGTGGCGAACATCTCGGTGGAACTGCCCTGGCTCGAGAAACAATACTAGCCGGATTCTGGTGGCCCCGAATAAATCAAGATGCTGCTCAAATTGTTCAAACATGTAAAAGCTGTCAGTATCATTCCACATTTCAACACAACCCAACCAGGGGCATGCAACCGATCTCAGCCTCATGCCCCTTTGATCAATGGGGCATGGATATTGTGGGCACTTTTCCTGTAGCTCGGACTCAGAAGAAATTTCTTCTGGTTGCTGTCGATTATTTCTCTAAATGGGTGAAATCGGAACCTTTGGCCAAAACTACTGAGAAAGAGGTGATGAAATTTCtctga